The sequence CGGGCGACCGCTAACTTTCACGGTCGAGGGGCGGGACGAAACGCAGTCGTCGGTGGAGGCGCGTGACCCGTGGACGCTGTTCCGCGGCGACAACATCTGGCGCGAGAACCCCGCCGTCACCGACGGTCGCTTCCGCTCCGCCGTGGCCTCCTTTCGCTTCGACACTCGCAACGACCGGGGCACGCCCTCCTCGGGCGTGTTGGTGACGGGCGAGTACGAGGTGGGAGAGGGCAAGGACATCACGGGCACGACGGACCCGACACTGGTCTGCATCGTCGCGCCATGCGTTCCGGCGGCGCTCGCCGACGGCAAACTGGGCTACCAGCGCGTCTTCTTCGACGCGCGCAGCTACCTGCGCGTCTCGCCGGCGGGTAGGCTCAACCTTCGGGTCGCCGGCGGCGGCCGGGTCGGCGGCGAAGCGCTGCCGCTGCAGCACCGCCTGTCGCTCGGCTATCCGGATCCGCTGCCCGGCTACAGGGTCCGGCAGTTCAGTTGCGGCGGTGAGCTCGTCGCAGGCGGGCCGGCGCTGTGCGACCGGGTCCTCGTGGGTCAGGTGGAGTTCCGCGCTCATCTCGGCTTCGACTTCGGGCCGGAATGGGCCAACGACTGGGGCGAGGACGACAACGACCGTTACGAGCCGTTCCACGTGACCGGCCCCGACGTGGTGGTGTTCGCGGACGCGGGGCGCGCCTGGATGGCGGGCCGCGGCCCCAACAAGATACCGCTGGACCGGCTGCCGGCGCTTTCGACGTTCAAGAGCGACATCGGCGTGGGGCTCGACCTGGGGCCGATCGGCTTCTACCTCGCGAAGGCGCTCGATCAGGCGGAACAGCCGGTGAGCTTCACGGTGCGCATGGGGCGGCGCTTCTAGCGGCGTGCGGCGTGGCGCGTGGCTGCTCTTCACTCTCCTGGCCGGCCTGGGCGGCGGCGCCCGCGCGCAGGAGGTTCGGCAGTCAGCGCGTAGCGCCGAGCCGCCGCGGCTCGTCATCGAACTTAACCGCAACGCCGGGGGCGAGCCGCTGCCGCCACTCGTTCGCGCGCTCCGTCTCATGGACGACGGCGTCTTCGACGCCGCGCTCCACAACGGCTTCCCCGTTCGCTACCACTTTCGCCTCGAGCTGTGGAGGGACCGCGGCCTGGTGGACAAGTTCGAGCGCGACGTCGCATGGGACGCGCTGGCGCGCCTCGATCCCCTGACCGGCGAGTACTCGCTGATCCGGAGCGGAGGCACGGAGGAGACCTTCACGACCGTCGAAGCGATGGGTCAGGCGCTCTCGACGGCGTTCACCGTGGATTTGTTACCCGAGGCCTCCTCGCGGGGTCATCGGTATTACTACGTGGCCTCGCTCGAGATCGAGTCGCTCTCGCTGTCGGAGCTGGAGGAAGTGGAGCGGTGGCTGCGGGGCGACCTGGGCCGCGCGATCTCGCGCCGCGGCGACGTGGGCGACGCGCTCGGCCGCGGCGCACGGCGGCTTCTGATCCGGTTCTCAGGATTGCCGCGAAGGAAACTGGAGGCGCGGACGGACACCTTCGACTACTGAAGTCGCGGGCCTCGGGAGGGCCGATGCGCGGAAAGCCGTTCCAGATCATGATCGTCGCCGGCCTGCTGGGCGGCTGCGAGGTTGGCCGCATCGTCCAGTGGCAGACCCCGA comes from Gemmatimonadales bacterium and encodes:
- a CDS encoding BamA/TamA family outer membrane protein, translated to GRPLTFTVEGRDETQSSVEARDPWTLFRGDNIWRENPAVTDGRFRSAVASFRFDTRNDRGTPSSGVLVTGEYEVGEGKDITGTTDPTLVCIVAPCVPAALADGKLGYQRVFFDARSYLRVSPAGRLNLRVAGGGRVGGEALPLQHRLSLGYPDPLPGYRVRQFSCGGELVAGGPALCDRVLVGQVEFRAHLGFDFGPEWANDWGEDDNDRYEPFHVTGPDVVVFADAGRAWMAGRGPNKIPLDRLPALSTFKSDIGVGLDLGPIGFYLAKALDQAEQPVSFTVRMGRRF